A DNA window from Synechococcus sp. UW179A contains the following coding sequences:
- a CDS encoding tetratricopeptide repeat protein has translation MRWKQLLLGWSLSLLVVLIPISAEATEVDALPQLFDRALALSRAGDPQQALPVWDQVLDIVPNDAAAWSNRGNVRLMLGDPEGAIADQTRSIELAPEDADPRLNRGTAEEALQRWSEAAADYDWILERDPSDASALYNLGNVRGSEGEWQEAQRLYRLAADARPGFAMARSSDALALYQLNDLKEAERNLRNLIRRYPLFADARAALSALLWSEGSRGEAESHWAAASGLDPSYRDAAWLAEVRRWPPRPIADLERFLALEVS, from the coding sequence ATGAGGTGGAAGCAACTCCTGCTTGGCTGGTCCCTGTCTCTGCTGGTGGTTTTGATCCCCATCTCCGCAGAAGCCACTGAAGTGGATGCACTACCCCAGCTGTTCGATCGTGCTCTCGCGCTCAGCCGCGCCGGGGATCCGCAGCAGGCACTTCCGGTCTGGGATCAGGTTCTAGACATCGTTCCTAACGATGCGGCGGCCTGGAGTAACCGCGGCAATGTGCGTTTGATGCTGGGTGATCCGGAGGGAGCCATTGCCGATCAAACCCGATCGATTGAGCTTGCTCCTGAGGATGCTGACCCCCGTCTCAATCGCGGCACGGCCGAAGAGGCTTTGCAGCGCTGGTCTGAGGCGGCAGCCGATTACGACTGGATTTTAGAAAGAGACCCAAGCGATGCCTCAGCCCTCTACAACCTCGGCAATGTGCGTGGATCCGAAGGTGAATGGCAGGAAGCCCAGCGTCTCTATCGTTTGGCAGCCGATGCCAGGCCAGGATTCGCGATGGCTCGATCGAGTGATGCTCTGGCTCTCTACCAGCTCAATGATCTAAAAGAAGCAGAGCGAAACCTGCGCAATTTGATCCGGCGCTACCCACTGTTCGCCGATGCGAGAGCGGCGTTGAGTGCTTTGCTCTGGAGTGAAGGTTCGCGCGGTGAAGCGGAAAGCCATTGGGCCGCTGCCTCTGGTCTTGACCCCAGTTATCGCGATGCTGCTTGGCTGGCGGAGGTGCGACGTTGGCCGCCACGGCCGATTGCTGATCTCGAGCGCTTTCTTGCTCTGGAGGTGTCTTGA